In Brassica napus cultivar Da-Ae chromosome C2, Da-Ae, whole genome shotgun sequence, the sequence GACatgaattcggggacgaattccttataagtgggggagaattgtaatgacCCAATCCCACCATCTCGACTTCTTTCCCCAACCCCACCATTTTCACCTTCTTTTTCACCATCTCCACCTTCTTTCCCACCATCTCCATCTTCTATAATTCACAAattaaaaaagagagagagagagagaaagagagagaaaagaagaagaagaagggagaaAGCTCACTTGAACTCGTCGCCGGAGCCACCACACGCCAGGACGTCGTCAAGCTCGTCACCACCATCATCCGCAACCAAAGGTAATCGGAAGCCGCCATGTTTTTGAGTTAAGTTTCGACCGTTTCAGTAAATCGACAATAACTTTCTAACTGTGATGAATCTCGTGAATCCAAGACTATCATCGTGTTCTTCTCGTCGAGACGAATCCGTAGCCACCAAAAACGCCTCAATCGGAGTCCGGACGAAGCCGTACGCGCCCCCGCAAGTTTTGCCGACTGCTCGCGTGTCGTtcacgcgccgccgccggaaATCGCCTCCGCTGTTGCGCCGCCTTCGCCGCCGGTAAGCTCCGCCGGTGACCGTCACCGGTGACTCGTcggtgactcggtcaactcggccgagtcaactCAGCGAGTCAACTCGGTTAACCGATCGGTtagccggtttaaattgatttcaattcggttaggttaaaccggtcggttaaaatcaattggaaatcAGTTAGGAAAAAccgaattaattaattaattaattaaataattaatctttgaccagcgggttgactcttccgtaaatacccgttttaaaccgttcgaaggCGTTCcgactcgaaatttcgatctgatttcagatttggagtccatttgagcagctggagttcatatataccacttctcttcattgctaaggtgagggctactccgttaaatcccgagctagtttagtactaccattatggaaagtttagtttcgaaacatggatCCATCTCTttgaatcgagtctgtttgagagtcttgcttgctcattattgatattaattgttaaactggaaataggataatagaggattcaacggttgattgaATTGATTGATGTTAAGcactgttatatatatatatatatatatatatatatatatttgagtcCAGGTGTTGAGATTGTGGGGCGCAGAAATGTCTGCGCTAGGCCGTGGGATTTGCGgggtacaaagacgtttgtactaGGCTGCATTGTTTGAGATTGCGGGGTACAGAGATATCTGTGCTAGGCCGTGGGATTTGCGgggtacaaagacgtttgtactaGGCCGCCTTGTTTGAGATTGTGGGGTGCAGAGATTTCTGCACTAGGCCGTGGATTTGCGGAGGGTACAGAGTGGACTACTGTACTTACGACGCTTGTagaatatattcatatatatatatatacttatgaaGGAAATGCGGTATGATATCATCGCATTGGTTGTAGCATGTCTAGTCCTCTAGACATATGTTGATtgttctgtgtggtgtaatcgacaccgtgtttgtttcatgctagagctaggcctacattttagtagtgctatgaactcagtcagtggtttgcggtttagcatcccatacctcactgggcgattcccctgtcgctcacccctccttctttcccCTTTCAGGTGAAACCTACGAGCAAGAGTGATTATCCGACtggtgctattgggcttttgggcttttaCTACTATCGAGCTTTGGACTTCTATCACTTTTATCGTTTTTATCGCTTTTTGGCCTTTGGGCTTCTATCTATCGTTTATGATATTTCGTATTTCGGACTTTCGGTTTATGTCGAACTTTTTATTTTGGATGTTATCGTTATTGGGCCTTAGGGCCTTATGCCATAGTATTGACTTTATATTATGATGGaggatattattattattttggttgtgttattcttttatttttccgctcttatatatttattatatttcgaaagagacgggtgtcacattttggtattagagctatttatttatcgtaacattttattatgtaaatcgggGTGTCACAATATTATCCAAACTATTAAGTTATATACACAATGTAATATAACGTTTAATTCACTAGTTTAGTTGCTCATATGATTATGCTTTGgtcccccacccccccccccccccccccaccaaaaaaatggatgtaatttttaaaaattagcaAAATTTAAATAGATggatttgaaattcaaaaaattacaaaattgtatctataaataataaaacttaGATTTGAACAATCTCCAGCAAGCTCCACCGGAAATCTCAAGCTCCACCAGCTTGATATTGTAATTGTAACTATTTTGAGAAGTTcgaatcttatatatattaaaacagaagttataaccttgattcatgtgtgattttttttttaaaaatggaccaaATGAACATATTCATAGAAagtcatattacatttaatatctaattttatcatttaaattttgggcgtaccagaaatttttattggacaatcaataatttgatttaaacaatagatgatacattggatttatagatagtataaattaaatatatataatttaatgttgtaatactatacctctatatgctaaatatttaaatatttgtcgatgttaacttttaaaattataatttctttataaaataacaaaaatcatattatctaacaatgattaatctttactaccttaaaccaatgaaaacaaattttaaactatatagtttattttaaaaattaaacaaaaactaaatgtttaattatttactcgataatataaatctatgaagcgaaaagtttaattttttaaaaactttctaagtttgtgaaatgttataatatttttgaatatgatactaaaaaatattttactaatttttatatatatagttacaattttaataatgaaataataatccaaatatatatatatatatagaagaagatacaaatacttGTGAAAGtctgaaacaatctattcaatgaaaaaatatacagtaaacttattatgttttaaaaatggatagatacatatatattataatatatatcaatttataattgaaaacaaaatatttttataaaaataaataaaaataaaaatctgcgcggttgcgcggatcaagatttagtattttaataaaaaaattacttcgTAGATATTGGTTTATATACGTGTATACTTTTTTAGAAAGATATATTTGTGTAGTCTCTCAAATCGAAATCAGATCGAATTATATCTCCAATCTTCGATATTTTGGTCCACAATTGACTAGTTCGATTACGACATGTAGTAACAAATATCTTAAGACTTCCGAGTCATTGACTACAATTTATTTACTCTTCGCACATTGATTACACTTTCTTAGTTCAGCATAAGTATTAATCAATTTATCGACGTTATGAaggttttttttccttttgagaAAGGGCTTCTTTCGACGTTATGaagtttcaaaattaaaatgcCATTTGAGCGCTAATGATCGTATACTTTTCGTCAATCTCtttaatataaaccaaaaatttccgcttctaaatttttaataataataccagtaaaaaactcaaatttgtttttaatgttaTCTTTGTCAGAATATCCGTCTCTAAATTATACTATCTGTGACATTCAATTATATATGAGTCAGAATATTTATCgcaaaatttatatttgtgcCATTAAAGTGTATCTGTGTCAGTGCCTAAATTCCGCgtcaaatatttatgttttctttgtcAGAAATGTCAATGTTACcttaaacaacaaaacaaaacgaatcaaatgtaataaataataattagttaaaaaaatgtaataaataattatttttgttattctctctttgatattataaataacaGATCGTTTTCAGTCTCGGAGACTTAACAGAAGgtcaaaaactaaaaccaaaacagGATGGCTCTCGTTATTATGAATGTCTTACTTCTTTTATTCTCGGTAGTCTTAGTTCGTTCCGATCAAACTACCACGCCTCTCAAATCCTTAAAGGTCAGTTtttaaacatgaaaaaaaactttagacGCACTGTTTCCCTTCTATTATTTTGATCTCCCTTTGCTTAAAAAACTTTGCTTAACTAATTCaacatcatttttttcttgtatcAGATCAGTGAAAATGTAACATACGAttgcataaatatttataagcaACCAGGACTTGATCACCCTTTGCTTAAAAACCACACGATCCAGGTGCATAGTTTCAGAAATTCATCTCCTACTTATGGTTTATTTTTATGATGTGTTATTTTAAACTTGACTATACAATTAtttgttcctttttttgttGGAAAAGATGAAACCATCAAGGACTGAATTAAATAGTCAAACTGGCAACAACATCacacagaaaaataaaataaaatgtccaGATGGAACCATTCCTGTATTAAGAAATACAAAAGACTTCCTCACCAGCGCTAACCTTTTCCCCGAGAACTATGTCCATCCACAATCAGTAGACAGCCCTGGAACACATGTAAGCATTCACTTTCGTTATAATCTTTGATCTAATATTGTTTGTATgaatgtattaatatatatttgttataacCGGTTTTTTGTAGATTGCTGGAGTAAGGTCGCATGCTGGTCCATATCGTGGTATACAAGCTTGGGTTTATGGAGTTGACCTAAAAATCGAAAAGGATCAAGCCTCATATAGTCAAATATATTTAGGCAGTGGTGTGAATAACAAGATCAATTATATCTCTGCGGGATTTATGGtagattttacattttattttttatttcttcccTTAATCACATATGATATTGTTGGCAACCTTAAATTATTGCAACTCTTGTTCTTAGATAAATCCAGGATATATTTTGGCGACGGACGTGTTTGGTCATATGTATTTTGGAAggtttgcatatatatatgatcaactTATTTGGTTTCCGTTGATTGTGTAGgcaatatgtaaataaaataatatgtaaatattgaATATGATTTTGATAGGGTAAAGATGGAAAGGGATGTTACAATACAGCTTGTTCAGGGTTTGTTCAAGTATCACAGACGATCCCCATAGTTCAACCCATTGATATTTCACCAACAGAGCCTTCCTTTTTACGTCCCTTCATACATCAGGTATATCTTCTTTATAAATCATGTAATTTATAGAAACAAACGAGTGATATTTAATTTCATGCTAACAACTCATTAGATTTATCTATTAAGTTACTGTTTGTAGGATAAAAATACTGGGAACTGGTGGCTTACATATCTGGGGCCAGATAAACCCAACGGTGATCTCGGTTATTGGCCAAAAGAATTATTTAACCTTTTCGACAATGGTGCGAATATGGTTGGAGTTGGTGGTGTGGTTAAAGCTTCACCTTCTGGTTCAAGCCCTCCAATGGGTAATGGTAAATTTCCGGATGGAGGCCGGAGAACTTCAGCAATTTTTGCAAACATTGATGTCTTGAATTCTAACTACAAGCAAAGTAAAATCAGTTCTTTTCCTATTGAGATATTGGTAGATAGTCCACAATGCTACGGGCTAAGAGTCGGTACGGTAAAGTGGTACCGTCGTACTCGTCTAGGGTACTTTTTCAATTACGGTGGTCCAGGAGGAAACTCTTGTGGAGTTTGACATTTTTTGTGTAATCTTTGACATTTATCTATGCAACGGTTTACAAATGTTGAAGTCCAAATATTATCCTTAAGCAGATAACAAAATGGAATTTAACAAGTCtagtttttataatagttaCCAAGTAATTCTCattttaccaaacaaaaaaaagtaattctcatttttttcgaaaaaaacGAATCCTCATTTGTCTTAACAAGTCTAGTTTTGTTTCCGCCAACTTTTTTTGAAACTGTGCTTTTTTTTCACTAACTTTTGTTCAAAGGATTTATGCATTTTTTTACAGTCGAATGGATATATAGGAAGAACAGGTAGAGTGTTAACATCATAGTATACGGAAGAAATCAATCTATTCTGTGTTCTGAACATCAACTTCCCTATGTCCCGTATGTTCTTTTCAATTAGACGCCATCTCTCTCTATTTGTCACTCTTTGTGGTTGGTGCTGCTATGGCTTAACTTGACATGAGCGTGTCCATGAGTTTATCCATGTGGGCCCAGGGCCCATGAGTATCCAGTTATATCCCATGTTAAGAAACTCGTTAGGCGCTACGCGTGCGGCACACATGGATCTAGGGATTTATTGGAAAAGCGGAAAAAATTCAGGGTCTACGCGGGGAATAATTTTTTGTACTTTTATACGTATAatacctaatatatatatataatacaatatatttatgtataatacaagatattaatgaataatacatGTGTATGTATAAAATATCCTTGTACTAAAATTGTAGATTTGTGAATAAATACCAAatttgatcacaaaaatataattttatatattagaggGATTGTCAGTAACAACGTTAAGTTTTGTATGTGGTATGGTggtattaatttgtttttagtcAATATGTCTCAAGTTCGACAGctcattttgttatttttattttttttctttaagagAATGGCATTTACGTAATTATCAGTATCTTCTTCATATCCTTACGTTTTTTATTCCTGCAATTCTTTTATCTTGTCACCATATCTTGCACTTCTAGGGATGATTAGACTCGATTCAGGATCATTTAGTCTCGATTTGATATTTATTGGAGTTGACAAATCAAAATCACAACTTGGTTTTGGTGGTTTTAACGATTTATACTACACAGATTTAGATAATTGATCGCCGATTATTATTAAACTACGGTTTTTGCGGTCAAAACTCGGGTTGCCGGATAATGGCACCGATCATGTCCAACTCGCCACGGAAGCTCACCGCACAACGCGTTCTCGGCCGCTTACTCGCCCAGGCGGGCGAGTTTTAGAACAGAGGTTATATCAATTGAAAACACACGGTCATGTGGTAAAATATTAGTCCATGCAACAGGATTTCACTGAAGGAAAAATGAGTATTTGCCTTGCTTTATTTCTAATCATGCTTTCTggtttaacataaattaatgtTTATAGAGTTAATTTAGTGAGGTtaatagtaatatttttattataaacggTTGTTCACACAAACGAGATTCAGAAAACATGATCTTCATCATACACATATTTCATGCAAATAGTCTTGGTAGTTTCACTATTCTAAACTACCTGATAAAAAAGACAATCCAAAAtgctttttattggttgaacaACCAAAGATGAATAGACCATGCATGTaaactaaaaacatataaatgatAAGATAtacataaaacaaattttaaagagCTAAAATGACAACAAAATACATCACTAAATGACCATATAAACATTACAATA encodes:
- the BNAC02G40970D gene encoding uncharacterized protein BNAC02G40970D is translated as MALVIMNVLLLLFSVVLVRSDQTTTPLKSLKISENVTYDCINIYKQPGLDHPLLKNHTIQGKDGKGCYNTACSGFVQVSQTIPIVQPIDISPTEPSFLRPFIHQDKNTGNWWLTYLGPDKPNGDLGYWPKELFNLFDNGANMVGVGGVVKASPSGSSPPMGNGKFPDGGRRTSAIFANIDVLNSNYKQSKISSFPIEILVDSPQCYGLRVGTVKWYRRTRLGYFFNYGGPGGNSCGV